The following DNA comes from Plodia interpunctella isolate USDA-ARS_2022_Savannah chromosome 1, ilPloInte3.2, whole genome shotgun sequence.
AGTTGTTAACTccacataggtacttacttacaaATTGAGTCAGAAGCGTGTTACTACTGTTGCAATGGCGGTACTCGTCAAaattatgtcagatgcctttatgtGATTTGAATAATACCTGAATGAACTAGAATGTTAGTATAAAatcacactcgataagaaggttattttatgcatttttattgcaaaccTATTGTTACTGTTTGGCTTATGATCTAGTTAAAATCAGGAAATTTCTGCATATTTTTGTCCGGCTACAGGCTAACTTTGCATGTTTCAGAATTTTTTACGTCCATTTCGTGAGCACCACATCGATCCCACCTCAATTACACGACATGATTTTGTGGAGACCAATGGTGATAACTTTGCCATTACTATACCGGTCCTTGTGCGTATTGTGTGGCAATTGTCGACATACGATAATGCCAGTATTGATAAGGAATTTCACTGGATATCGTATTGGTATTTGTGTTGCATCTTCGTAGCTATGACAAATCAGGTAAACATTccgaatttgtattttaaataggtaattttcaaagcacCAAGTACTTAAAACAGATTTCACATTCAAGTGTCTCCAAATTGCGGACAGTTGTCCGGATCATAaacctataaatttattttttaccaaattgACATTTTGACACGTGAAATTTGAATGTCCGTCAGAGAGACATTATATCGTTtatcaagatttattttttcaaaaatcatgtccgtgcagtaatccGTTGTAGAGTTACCTCATCAGGATCCGATTCTTGTTGCACATCTGTTGATATCTGGTCatacatatcaaaataaagCACTGTGTAACTAAAAACGTGTATACAACATTTCAGCTttatcggttgaagatatctgcctCAAAATTAAGCTGCGAAATGTTACCCGAACAAACATATGTAGTTCAACCTACATTCAAAGATATTGGAAGTTATATAAAagcatgtaaaaataaatgttgtttgGGTTAACTTGCAAAGCAATATTTTCCaggactttttaaaattacgagTATATTTGGATAGCTAACTGGCAGAACAAGTTCACTAAGGTTTAAGCTAAAAAgcatcagaaaaaaaattatgttaaaaaagtttttagttcaccaattgaaaaatataccaAATGTATTTGGTTCTGCAAATGTATCATTTGGCATAGACAGACATTTACCTACATTGGCATGTaacaagaattttatttttttagttcttattttacaaaaaaagcttcatcaatttattattgtagacTTGACTACAATTATTTACCAGAACCTTTATTggtaaaatgacattttgcgaTCACACAGTCATTTGCAATACTTAactggtttttttttcattagacGACTTGACACAACTATACTTTGGCCAATCCCTTTTGACTACGTTTTATTTtgctaaattatttgtaacactggtattcgattttattcaagtcgcctaaaggcgtCTGACATGGGTTTTACGATTCCCTATCGCCatttagtggcaagtagtcacTCAAGTagtacacactagtgaaccaAATAGTTAACTAGTGTGCAGgtctcctcacgatgttttcctaaACTACCTATGTACtctcttttttgttttttgtatgtgCGTGTGTCTGtagtagtattttaaataaacatatttctattctattatgTATTGCTATGTTATGGATACTTTTATTTagctaagtacctatatagtttctcgaatgatataattatgttaataataaatgtatagatTTTGCACGCCTAGATTAGGTAAATGTGTTGGACTGTACTAagcaatactttattttaaaaatatggttATCACTATAAAGAATAGCATTGAATAGGTAAGCCCTTCCGGCTTacatattcaatttaattctaCAAAAACGACTATGCATGTGTAGTGGTGGTCAATAAAAACGACTATGCTTATATGATTACTCGTGCGTTACTCAAACCAAATAGAAGGGCGTCTTACCATTGGACCAGCACGCCGATTCGAATGATAGTGTTAACATTCTCCGAGCTAAGACAGTAATACACCACAACCGACCTTTTTGGTTCCTAGAGTCTAATTTCGAACGCCTCCACGCAGGCCTGTTGTGGAAGGGAAGGGCTGAGAGGTATGGGTAAGGAGGTCCGCTCCGCTCCCAACGCTCCATATGACGCCTTGGGACATAAATCAAGGATGgaacttttggaaaaaatatacagataCATATCAcatctttcatattttgtgacctTGATTTAAATGCATCGCTATTAACTTATAAACAAACCtctgaagatttttttaattcaaaagaGCAGTTTAATACATAGAGCCCACGACCCAAATATTGTGATTATGGCCATGATGGAAACatatcaatacataatataataatttttgaacaaattattCAGTGTGTTAGTGTTTCTACTCACACCTAGTTACTTACACTTTTCAGATTCATAAATGGTCTCATACCTATTTTGGCTTGCCGTCATGGGTGGTGCTATTACAAGAATGGCACATAGTATTACCTCGTAAACATCATCGCATTCATCACGTGGCGCCGCACGAGACTTACTTCTGTATCACTACTGGTTGGCTAAACTACCCTCTTGAAAAACTACGGTTCTGGTCCACTTTAGAATCAATAATTCAAGCTGTGACTGGATGCAAACCACGTGCTGATGACATGAAGTGGGCACAAAAACGTTCCTAGGACATTGTTTTCGATATTAGAAGGTAGCAATTTCTTTACTACCGCGTCCACATCTACGAAATCAATTAATAACAtagttaataacaattaaaaaaaaaacatataacttaatttagtttttattctaattgCTTGTATTACAAATAGAGAtgttataagtaaaaaaatatttgttctatCTTTTTACAGACAAATATCACACTGCgctataatacttatattaagtTACCACACATcccgtatatatatatatatacgggACGGGAAGTCCCATAGTGGTTACTGAAAGTTATGTAATCTCGAGTTCGACATCGGAATCGTCTTGTTTTTGTGTAAACAACATTTAGCAATTATTaagtttgtattataatagataGTTAATGGGTAGATGGAAAGCTGTGAAATTTTAGAGaataagatataataataatgttcaacaaatttttaatagatatgtACTGTAATGGTCATGAGCAGATTGATCTAAGATGTCAATAGACaagtaacatatttattacagcGTAGTgtgacaatataaaataatgagaatTCTTCGCAAATCACAGCGCAGATGAAGGCACCAACATAATGGAGCTATAGATAATACCAGTATTACTTTTGCTATGTCTTATTATGCTTTGGGGACTCCAGAGTCCCCACTCCCAAAAACTTTTTGATGCAAGCaagatatacattatatttctatcttttttatcattgtgtagtatacgagtatatgtTATGGCTAAACTACGAAGTGAGAATTAGTTTTATAGACTCAACCCAATGGGCTAgttgacaattttttgttttcatgacTATTTGAAGATGTTGAAAAATTACTGTGGTAATGACATTGCTTTAAcagaaatgacaaaaataaaaccacataTTTTTGGACTcttccaaacgctccatactgtGTGACACATAGAAGTGAAGTCACAACGTGGTAATATCTTCGCAACAAAGCTATGTTTATTCAACCGCTACATATTTGATGGAAGTTGTAATTATGCATGAGATactgtacctattttttttatttattaattaggcAAATGTCGTATAGCACTATGTCACTATATCACTCGAAAGAAAGTACAAGTTACTATTACGGCCGTCGATTCCGTTTCGGGCCTCAACATACACCCCACAGAAAATATACACCCTAATTGGAAACTGTTACTTTCGTTTCTTGGTGTACTATTCTTGTCTATTGTGTTactattgatgaaaaattgTCATCgtcaaattaattatctttattgcaataaccgtgtggttcttagatatagATAGTTGCTATATACTCTTAGTACATTATATCTTACTAAATTGTGAGGATGTAAGTATGGATGTAATGTAAGGTTTTCATTTTACATCAATTCGAAATCTAATAGAAGAATTTTAATGACATGATACAACTACCTAATATGTGTATCACAGattaagaacattacatgttAATGTCACAGATGGGTACTTATGTTCTTAAATCTGTGATGTGTTTACAACATGGATTAGTACGTACTtcgtcggagtacctactaattccatggtttaaGTGTGCCATACTGACAGCTgtcattttttgtcattttcagAAAAACCACTTTCGAAATAGATTCAGTAAAAGAATTCTATTTCATctagtttttgttattaaaatatatacacacacactacAATAGATACTATGAGGTAATTTGATGATAGCGCGTACTCTTGGTAACCGAATGGGAActgaatatgataataaataagtcgGCAATTATGTGAATAATTGCAGACTTATTTAAGActctactggtacaactaaggtacacaaacattttcaatattgttgcaatttacgaccaaaaatatcttctacgcaatcgtggttcgagtttaaagaaaaaaggaaggattttgtggtttatcctgaaaataataacactattttaggttatgttctgttCAAcagtggtcataaactgatataaactcgATTTTGACTGatgatcttacctgtatgaagtccatatttttataagtcttcacgtgtgaagtgttccgagcttgttttcgaccgtttactggcgcgaaaattttacagcgtgagacGTATCCCATAgctttcgaagtttttttatcttatggaaaacgatttttctcaATCCCAATAtgtcggcacccgaatatgctagagtgttgtatattttcacaaacgaatgcctACATagtgaaaggattaataaagtactctaaaataaacgttttagtcgacatagcaaaaggcggtaCAT
Coding sequences within:
- the Kua gene encoding plasmanylethanolamine desaturase 1, which gives rise to MGLPLPIPPCAKRDGNVGLGCERFEYASSMATTLLAPVKTERQILEHSMYEDDPNANTQLPSEVGSQPRWGPRHRGAQELAELYSPGKRLQEWVCVVACCTLCICAGILMARHIRADASLLLAAVAGVLTADFASGVVHWAADTWGAVDLPVIGKNFLRPFREHHIDPTSITRHDFVETNGDNFAITIPVLVRIVWQLSTYDNASIDKEFHWISYWYLCCIFVAMTNQIHKWSHTYFGLPSWVVLLQEWHIVLPRKHHRIHHVAPHETYFCITTGWLNYPLEKLRFWSTLESIIQAVTGCKPRADDMKWAQKRS